Proteins from a genomic interval of Treponema succinifaciens DSM 2489:
- a CDS encoding class I SAM-dependent rRNA methyltransferase, which produces MNKIVRIMLKPKEDREISQGFPWVYDNEISTVKFPLEEGMKTSSLEECAVEDGTIVEVYSNAGGFLGSGVINKKSKITVRMISSLHADKILENMKSFWAKKIRDAVNIRNLSFKSDDSCRLVFGEADFIPGLIVEKYVSKGKLYLVVQFLALACEKFRNEILSSLKDFVKPDFIYERSDAAVREKEGLAEKAGWIGKTGQEVIEIEENGVLLLVDIAHGQKTGYFLDQKFNREKIKKFCHGKKVLDTFTHTGAFGLNAVKAGAREVVSVDISQEAVDMVEKNISLNGAEEKMKAVCADVFDLLKQYEASGEKFDVIILDPPAFTKKAGKIEKAYGGYKEINLRAMRILNEGGILVSCSCSHYFDENTFYSMLMHSAMDSHKRVQVLEKLGAAPDHPILLGYSKSEYLKCAVCRVI; this is translated from the coding sequence ATGAATAAAATTGTAAGAATTATGTTAAAGCCTAAAGAAGACCGTGAGATTTCTCAGGGATTTCCATGGGTTTACGATAATGAAATTTCAACTGTAAAGTTTCCGCTTGAAGAAGGCATGAAAACTTCGTCTCTTGAAGAATGCGCTGTAGAGGACGGAACTATTGTTGAAGTCTATTCTAATGCCGGTGGATTTCTTGGCAGCGGAGTAATAAACAAAAAGTCAAAAATTACTGTGCGCATGATTTCTTCATTGCATGCGGATAAAATTTTGGAAAACATGAAAAGCTTTTGGGCAAAGAAAATCCGGGATGCTGTTAATATCAGAAATCTTAGCTTTAAAAGCGATGACAGCTGCCGTCTTGTTTTTGGCGAGGCTGATTTTATTCCTGGGCTTATCGTGGAAAAGTATGTTTCAAAAGGCAAACTGTATCTTGTTGTCCAGTTTTTGGCTCTTGCGTGTGAAAAGTTCAGAAATGAAATTCTTAGCTCGCTCAAAGATTTTGTAAAGCCTGATTTTATTTATGAAAGAAGCGATGCCGCTGTTAGGGAAAAAGAAGGGCTTGCAGAAAAAGCAGGCTGGATTGGCAAGACAGGACAGGAAGTAATTGAAATAGAAGAAAACGGTGTGCTTTTGCTTGTTGACATTGCCCATGGACAAAAAACCGGCTACTTCCTTGATCAGAAATTCAACCGGGAAAAAATTAAAAAGTTCTGCCACGGAAAAAAAGTTCTGGACACTTTTACGCATACAGGAGCGTTTGGTCTTAATGCTGTAAAGGCTGGCGCGCGCGAAGTTGTAAGCGTGGATATTTCGCAGGAAGCCGTGGACATGGTTGAAAAAAACATTTCGCTTAATGGTGCTGAAGAAAAGATGAAGGCTGTTTGCGCTGATGTGTTTGATCTTCTTAAGCAGTATGAAGCTAGCGGCGAAAAGTTCGATGTGATTATTCTTGATCCTCCGGCATTTACCAAGAAAGCTGGAAAAATTGAAAAGGCTTACGGCGGATATAAAGAAATAAATTTGCGTGCCATGAGAATTCTTAATGAAGGTGGAATTCTTGTTTCTTGCTCTTGCTCTCATTATTTTGATGAAAATACATTTTATTCAATGCTAATGCATTCAGCGATGGATAGTCATAAACGTGTTCAGGTTTTGGAAAAACTTGGAGCGGCTCCTGACCATCCAATTCTTCTTGGCTATTCTAAGAGCGAATATCTTAAATGCGCTGTGTGCCGGGTGATTTAA
- a CDS encoding TatD family hydrolase gives MFCDSHLHIAECEDFVPAHFCCSCAHSKEEFFIQEEIALKSGGKVLCAFGLHPQKTLLENIDFLESLLVQKRILAVGETGFDFFTPELKSCEVQQKKAFEMCLELATEHKVSLVIHDRKALDLVFFYSSALKKCTSVVFHSFAFTARDAVSILNHGINAYFSFGKPLMNGNKKSIGCVKELPLERILLETDAPYQTSKGEEKTSPLQIKQVYEKTCEIRGMNMEELENCVLKNFFNAFGIAGNIF, from the coding sequence ATGTTTTGCGATTCCCATTTGCACATCGCTGAATGTGAAGATTTTGTTCCGGCGCATTTTTGCTGTTCATGCGCTCATTCAAAAGAAGAATTTTTTATTCAGGAAGAAATTGCTTTAAAAAGCGGTGGAAAAGTTTTATGTGCATTTGGTCTTCATCCGCAGAAAACTTTGCTTGAAAATATTGATTTTTTGGAAAGCCTTCTGGTTCAAAAAAGAATTCTTGCAGTTGGAGAAACTGGTTTTGACTTTTTTACGCCGGAATTAAAATCTTGCGAAGTTCAGCAGAAAAAGGCATTTGAAATGTGCCTTGAACTTGCCACGGAGCATAAAGTTTCTCTTGTAATCCATGACAGAAAGGCGCTGGATCTTGTGTTCTTTTATTCTTCCGCTCTGAAAAAATGCACTTCAGTTGTTTTTCATTCATTCGCTTTTACTGCAAGAGATGCTGTTTCAATTTTGAACCATGGAATAAACGCATACTTTTCTTTTGGAAAGCCTTTGATGAACGGAAATAAAAAATCAATTGGGTGTGTAAAAGAACTTCCGCTAGAAAGAATTCTTTTAGAAACAGACGCTCCATACCAGACTTCAAAAGGAGAAGAAAAAACTTCCCCGCTTCAAATCAAGCAGGTTTATGAAAAGACTTGCGAAATCCGCGGCATGAATATGGAAGAACTTGAAAATTGCGTGCTGAAGAATTTTTTTAATGCGTTTGGCATTGCGGGTAATATTTTCTAG
- the miaA gene encoding tRNA (adenosine(37)-N6)-dimethylallyltransferase MiaA — protein MQEKNVNCVVLLGPTAVGKTAIAVRLADKFGWDVISADSRQVYKGLDLGSGKDLSEYFVNGRQIPYHLIDIVTLDSEYNVFCFQQDFYRTFNSLKAQGKFAFVAGGTGMYLDSVVRGYNLLTVPENFEQKKELEEKSLEELGAMLLSLKPELHNKSDLAIKERVVKALQIELFKTSPEGIKARSELLSRPKIEPLVIGTTLNRDELYKNIEIRLRQRIQEGMIDEVENLHKQYSWERLEKLGLEYRLVSFYLEGKISSKEEMESQLCASIRHFAKRQETWFRGMERKGVKIHWLPRETSKEARYFSAVELIEKYVPEF, from the coding sequence ATGCAGGAAAAAAATGTAAACTGCGTAGTTCTGCTTGGACCTACCGCCGTGGGAAAAACTGCCATTGCGGTGCGCCTTGCAGACAAATTCGGCTGGGATGTAATTTCCGCGGATTCAAGGCAAGTGTATAAAGGTCTTGATCTTGGAAGTGGAAAAGATTTGTCTGAATATTTCGTGAATGGAAGGCAGATTCCGTATCATCTTATAGACATTGTGACTTTGGACTCTGAATACAATGTCTTTTGTTTTCAGCAGGATTTTTATAGGACTTTCAATTCTCTTAAGGCTCAGGGAAAATTTGCGTTTGTTGCAGGCGGAACTGGAATGTATCTTGATTCCGTTGTGCGTGGCTACAATCTTCTTACCGTTCCAGAAAACTTTGAGCAAAAAAAGGAACTTGAAGAAAAATCTCTTGAAGAGCTTGGAGCTATGCTTTTGTCTCTTAAGCCTGAACTGCACAATAAAAGCGATCTTGCTATAAAGGAACGTGTGGTAAAGGCTTTGCAGATTGAACTTTTCAAAACAAGTCCAGAAGGAATAAAGGCAAGAAGTGAGCTTTTGAGCCGCCCTAAAATTGAGCCTCTTGTAATCGGCACAACTTTAAACAGGGATGAGCTTTATAAAAATATTGAAATCCGCCTGCGCCAGAGAATTCAAGAAGGCATGATAGATGAAGTTGAAAATCTTCACAAGCAATATTCATGGGAACGCCTTGAAAAACTCGGGCTTGAGTACAGATTGGTAAGTTTCTATCTGGAGGGAAAAATCAGTTCAAAAGAAGAAATGGAAAGCCAGCTGTGCGCTTCTATACGTCATTTTGCGAAACGGCAGGAAACTTGGTTCCGCGGAATGGAGCGTAAAGGCGTAAAAATACATTGGCTTCCCCGCGAAACAAGCAAGGAAGCTAGGTATTTTTCAGCTGTTGAATTAATTGAAAAGTATGTGCCTGAATTTTAG
- a CDS encoding HDIG domain-containing metalloprotein: MKMKKDENTQTFFSVLTGAFSKYLKKNYPMVVLTLVTFLITVALVFVKISTSSTVSSFNINDYEIGQISDVTIKAVKSLPSDYENPVEVLAGEKVIRKGFPITEEGYAKLKKMSESAVYVDYRAFANSVIYHILMCALFFVCCSKIYFKAKMIEFKELVTECCFYIIIFSSVIFGSKSIYFASPYAICAVIPSSVCVFLVAILFGQLNAVFFSLIISLSVLNASSYQIVPFLFVLSTSFASARLVRKINRRTDMVLVSVLQSLLNVVFLMIFKIIFSDSLYDGLGAIVGVALNGFFSGILCLGLLTPLELLLNSASLFRLMDLSDLNNPTMKKMLVTASGTYNHSLMVASLAEAACNEVGANPLLARVGAYYHDIGKLDNPEYFVENQTAGENIHTEINPSLSVSIIRSHVKRGVEKARALRLPKHIIDIISEHHGNQVIAYFYNEAKAIDPDANPEDYSYTGNPPTTRESAIVMLADTVEAACRSLEKPSVPRLEKFITTLIYGKIEHKQLENCNLTFRDITKIHDAFVQILAGYYHSRTKYPDQKDPDTNEVHQIPLPPQTQVQHQGNSDSAEKDKSVKEEKNSKKSLKDKAEKIIKEKK, translated from the coding sequence ATGAAAATGAAGAAAGATGAAAATACACAGACTTTTTTTTCTGTTTTAACAGGAGCGTTTTCAAAATATCTTAAGAAGAATTATCCGATGGTTGTTTTGACCCTTGTGACTTTTCTTATTACAGTTGCACTTGTCTTTGTAAAGATTTCCACATCCTCGACAGTTTCTTCTTTTAATATAAACGACTATGAAATCGGGCAAATTTCCGATGTTACAATAAAGGCTGTAAAGTCGCTTCCTTCTGACTATGAAAATCCAGTTGAAGTTCTAGCTGGCGAAAAAGTCATAAGAAAAGGATTTCCGATTACTGAAGAAGGCTATGCAAAGCTAAAGAAAATGTCGGAGTCTGCCGTTTACGTTGACTACAGGGCTTTTGCGAATTCTGTAATTTACCATATATTGATGTGCGCATTGTTTTTCGTTTGCTGCAGTAAAATTTATTTTAAAGCCAAGATGATTGAATTCAAGGAGCTTGTTACCGAATGCTGCTTTTATATTATAATTTTTAGCTCCGTGATTTTTGGCTCCAAGTCCATTTACTTTGCATCTCCTTATGCAATCTGCGCTGTTATTCCGTCTTCTGTTTGCGTGTTTCTTGTGGCGATTTTGTTCGGGCAGCTCAATGCGGTTTTCTTTTCGCTGATTATTTCGCTTTCAGTTTTAAATGCGTCTTCTTATCAGATTGTTCCGTTCTTGTTTGTGCTTTCAACTTCTTTTGCTTCCGCGCGTCTTGTAAGAAAAATCAACAGAAGAACAGACATGGTTTTGGTTTCTGTGCTTCAGTCTTTGCTGAATGTTGTTTTCCTGATGATTTTCAAGATTATTTTCAGCGATTCTTTGTATGACGGGCTTGGCGCGATAGTTGGTGTTGCCCTGAACGGATTTTTTTCCGGCATTCTTTGCCTTGGACTTCTTACGCCTTTGGAGCTTTTGCTTAACTCGGCTTCTCTTTTCCGCCTTATGGATTTGAGCGACTTGAATAATCCTACGATGAAAAAAATGCTTGTTACTGCGAGCGGAACTTATAACCATTCGCTTATGGTTGCCAGCCTTGCGGAAGCTGCGTGCAATGAGGTGGGGGCGAACCCTCTTCTTGCCAGAGTCGGCGCATATTACCACGACATTGGAAAACTTGATAACCCTGAGTATTTTGTGGAAAATCAGACTGCCGGAGAAAATATTCATACGGAAATAAATCCGTCGCTTTCTGTAAGTATAATCAGAAGCCATGTTAAGCGCGGTGTTGAAAAGGCACGTGCGTTGCGTCTTCCAAAGCATATAATCGACATAATAAGCGAACACCATGGAAATCAGGTTATTGCGTATTTTTACAATGAAGCAAAAGCGATTGACCCGGATGCAAACCCGGAAGATTATTCTTACACTGGAAATCCGCCTACAACAAGAGAAAGCGCGATTGTCATGCTTGCCGATACTGTTGAAGCCGCCTGCCGCAGTTTGGAAAAACCTTCTGTTCCGCGCCTTGAAAAATTTATAACTACATTGATTTACGGAAAAATCGAGCATAAGCAGCTTGAAAACTGCAATCTTACATTTAGAGATATTACAAAAATTCACGATGCTTTTGTCCAGATTCTTGCAGGCTACTATCACAGCCGCACAAAGTATCCTGACCAGAAAGACCCTGATACAAACGAAGTTCATCAGATTCCGCTTCCTCCTCAGACGCAAGTTCAGCATCAGGGGAATTCAGATTCCGCAGAAAAAGATAAAAGCGTGAAGGAAGAAAAAAATTCCAAGAAGTCTTTAAAAGACAAGGCTGAAAAAATCATAAAGGAAAAAAAGTAA
- a CDS encoding tetratricopeptide repeat protein translates to MKRNIFHSFTLAFLLLIFAYPLCAQKKSALELFNQAQELQQQSRWFDAVDLYQEALLLNPQYGDALYNLALCHYALGSYDLSVQYADEASKYARNFSDIQNLKGLSLISLGRVNEAKDVFSQILKKYPNDVNARFGLAELDLLDGRLTVAESRYQDALKRDASNRKALLSLALVSAEMGKPEVSENYIRQALSFYSGEPEVHYMAAYLSAKNGDYKTAEQRARSAVLINGNFDKAYSILAGILYAQKRYNEVIDICDFRIGRNRDSVDAWYLKGLSLQKLGKNEDAIETYETGLSIAPQDEVMRNALEQLAGSYLSIEDSRRNIWAVFHSAKAEEYGRNFDGIAERYEYQKALSVAPLNNKIRQSFADMLERDGHYELYLQQLKFIRENETSAESEIQTNENSPAAKRTREQIKNDDAIEVYESLLRNNIASRWNVDPFYLDKTRWNIGIYYTKKPVQLFHTDLEEISALAAKDVFNGVPSAYVDVQSEPVSGYGEAFRLARNSGRDYFVIFTASETERTYSLDAVIYSARTGTKTSEVHVYRTGNDCMARALQRFRQGVLDILPIRGKVLRNVHGQLLVDLGKNDGVSKDSEFDIVRKGCVITKDSGSGVSYNKKDFLGTFKVENSDEEISEGVYKKNGFYDTLNVGDEIVLTKNPEKKETSALDNRPAANVSGEPATEEARKAELESLKESLRPASRESDLIHLIRTII, encoded by the coding sequence ATGAAAAGAAATATTTTTCATAGTTTTACGCTTGCTTTTCTGCTTTTGATTTTTGCATATCCTCTATGCGCCCAAAAGAAATCTGCCCTGGAGCTTTTTAATCAGGCGCAGGAACTTCAGCAGCAGAGCAGGTGGTTTGACGCAGTTGACCTTTATCAGGAAGCTCTTTTGCTGAATCCACAGTACGGAGACGCTCTTTACAATCTTGCGCTTTGCCATTATGCGCTTGGAAGCTATGATCTTTCCGTTCAGTATGCGGATGAGGCTTCTAAATATGCGCGCAACTTCAGCGATATTCAGAATTTAAAAGGCTTGTCTTTGATTTCGCTTGGAAGAGTGAACGAGGCAAAAGATGTTTTCAGTCAGATTTTAAAAAAATATCCAAACGATGTGAACGCGAGATTCGGTCTTGCCGAGCTAGATTTGCTTGACGGTCGTCTTACTGTTGCGGAAAGCCGTTATCAGGATGCTTTAAAACGCGACGCTTCGAATAGAAAAGCTCTTTTAAGTCTTGCTCTTGTAAGCGCGGAAATGGGAAAGCCAGAAGTTTCTGAAAACTATATAAGGCAGGCGCTTTCTTTTTACAGCGGAGAGCCGGAAGTTCATTACATGGCGGCTTACCTTTCTGCAAAAAACGGCGACTACAAAACAGCAGAGCAACGTGCAAGAAGCGCAGTTCTTATAAACGGAAACTTTGACAAGGCATATTCTATTTTGGCTGGAATTCTTTATGCGCAGAAACGATACAATGAAGTAATTGATATTTGTGATTTTAGAATCGGACGGAACAGAGATTCTGTTGACGCTTGGTATTTAAAGGGTCTTTCACTTCAAAAACTTGGCAAAAACGAAGATGCGATTGAAACTTACGAAACTGGACTTTCAATTGCGCCGCAAGATGAAGTTATGCGGAATGCTCTTGAGCAGCTTGCAGGAAGCTATCTTTCAATTGAAGATTCAAGGCGGAACATCTGGGCTGTTTTTCATTCGGCAAAGGCAGAAGAATATGGTCGCAACTTTGATGGAATTGCAGAACGCTACGAGTATCAAAAGGCGCTTTCAGTTGCTCCGCTTAACAATAAAATCAGGCAGTCGTTTGCCGATATGCTTGAGCGCGACGGACACTACGAGCTTTATCTTCAGCAGCTGAAATTCATAAGAGAAAATGAAACTTCCGCAGAATCAGAAATTCAGACAAACGAAAATTCACCTGCGGCAAAAAGAACGCGTGAGCAGATAAAGAATGATGATGCGATTGAAGTTTATGAAAGTCTTTTGCGGAATAACATTGCTTCCCGCTGGAATGTGGATCCGTTTTATTTGGATAAGACAAGATGGAACATAGGAATTTATTATACAAAAAAGCCAGTCCAGCTGTTCCATACTGACTTAGAGGAAATTTCCGCGCTAGCTGCAAAAGATGTTTTTAACGGAGTTCCTTCCGCTTATGTTGATGTTCAATCTGAGCCAGTTAGCGGTTACGGCGAGGCGTTCCGGCTTGCAAGAAATTCCGGGCGCGACTATTTTGTTATTTTTACTGCTTCTGAAACTGAACGTACATATTCGCTTGATGCCGTTATTTATTCGGCTAGAACAGGAACGAAGACTTCCGAAGTTCACGTTTACAGAACTGGGAACGACTGCATGGCGCGCGCTTTGCAAAGATTCCGGCAGGGTGTTTTGGATATTCTTCCAATCCGAGGAAAAGTTTTGCGAAATGTTCATGGTCAGCTTCTTGTTGATCTTGGAAAAAATGACGGAGTTTCAAAGGATTCAGAGTTCGATATTGTCCGCAAGGGATGTGTTATTACAAAAGATTCAGGATCTGGAGTTTCATATAACAAAAAAGATTTTCTTGGAACATTCAAGGTTGAAAATTCGGATGAGGAAATTTCAGAAGGTGTTTATAAGAAAAACGGATTTTATGACACGCTGAATGTTGGTGATGAGATTGTTCTTACAAAGAATCCTGAAAAAAAAGAAACTTCTGCGTTGGATAACCGGCCGGCTGCAAATGTAAGCGGAGAGCCTGCCACAGAAGAAGCAAGAAAAGCTGAACTTGAATCTTTAAAAGAATCGCTTCGTCCGGCTTCAAGAGAGAGCGATTTGATTCACTTGATAAGAACGATTATTTAG
- a CDS encoding phosphoglycerate kinase, translated as MIKTVKDVDLKGKRIIMRVDFNVPMKDGVVQDDTRIMAALPTIKYILEQNPRSLVLMSHLGDPKKDVKKAQEKAEKAGKTWTDADSEKFINGKNRMAPVVKYFSEKLGKEVAFLPDALGQKAAIDALPEGAVAMLENVRFHKEETSKDAAERETMAKELATYGDIFVNDAFGTAHRDQASTATIAKFMKEQPVGGFLMEKEVKYLEPMVTNPPKPMVAIIGGAKVSSKIAVLESLLKNAKYLVIGGGMAYTFLKAQGHNVGKSLVEDDFIDTAKKLLADADAKGVKILLPVDHVGATEFSADAKPVAVDGVDIPSDLMAMDVGPKTVEEYKKAIGEAKSIVWNGPVGVFEFDAFAKGTEAVAHLVAEATGRGAMTVVGGGDSVAAVNKFHLADKMSHVSTGGGASLELLEGKTLPGIAILATK; from the coding sequence ATGATTAAGACAGTAAAAGATGTTGATCTTAAAGGCAAACGCATCATCATGCGCGTTGATTTCAACGTTCCTATGAAGGACGGAGTTGTTCAGGACGATACACGTATCATGGCGGCTCTTCCTACAATCAAATATATTCTTGAGCAGAATCCGCGCTCGCTTGTTCTTATGAGCCACCTCGGAGATCCTAAAAAGGATGTCAAGAAGGCTCAGGAAAAGGCAGAGAAAGCCGGAAAGACTTGGACTGACGCTGACTCGGAAAAATTCATCAACGGCAAGAACCGCATGGCTCCAGTCGTAAAATATTTTTCTGAAAAGCTCGGAAAAGAAGTTGCATTCCTTCCTGACGCACTCGGACAGAAGGCTGCAATCGACGCGCTTCCAGAAGGAGCTGTCGCAATGCTTGAGAACGTGCGCTTCCACAAGGAAGAGACTTCCAAGGATGCGGCTGAACGCGAGACAATGGCAAAAGAACTTGCGACTTACGGCGATATTTTCGTAAACGACGCTTTCGGAACAGCACACCGCGATCAGGCTTCCACAGCTACAATCGCAAAATTCATGAAAGAGCAGCCTGTCGGCGGATTCCTCATGGAAAAAGAAGTTAAGTATCTTGAGCCGATGGTTACAAATCCTCCAAAGCCAATGGTTGCCATTATCGGCGGCGCAAAGGTTTCCTCAAAAATCGCCGTTCTGGAATCACTCCTCAAAAACGCAAAGTATCTTGTTATCGGCGGCGGAATGGCATACACCTTCCTCAAGGCACAGGGACACAATGTCGGAAAATCTCTTGTTGAGGACGACTTTATCGACACGGCAAAGAAGCTTCTTGCAGACGCTGACGCAAAGGGCGTGAAGATTCTTCTTCCTGTTGACCACGTGGGAGCAACTGAATTCAGCGCGGATGCAAAACCTGTCGCAGTTGACGGAGTTGACATTCCGTCTGACCTCATGGCGATGGATGTCGGACCTAAGACTGTCGAGGAATACAAGAAGGCAATCGGCGAGGCAAAGTCAATCGTTTGGAACGGACCTGTCGGAGTATTTGAATTCGACGCGTTCGCAAAGGGAACTGAAGCAGTCGCACATCTTGTTGCGGAAGCCACAGGACGCGGCGCGATGACAGTTGTAGGCGGCGGAGATTCTGTTGCCGCTGTAAACAAGTTCCACCTTGCGGACAAGATGAGCCACGTCTCAACAGGCGGCGGCGCTTCACTCGAACTTCTCGAAGGAAAGACATTGCCAGGTATAGCTATTTTGGCTACAAAGTAA
- the ybeY gene encoding rRNA maturation RNase YbeY: protein MGNQIFVGMEDGKNSPVWIDKIEPFAQKVMQKCGWDCEEFSILFCSDEYIQYLNKTYRNIDNPTDVLSFENGEKYTDEDNVVWLQAGDIAISVDTLPKNSEYFAVSQNEELKRLIIHGILHLNGYDHGEEHVEKNVEPKCEMLVFQKKLMKDFEQEILIEETEK, encoded by the coding sequence ATGGGAAACCAGATTTTTGTGGGCATGGAAGACGGAAAAAATTCTCCTGTCTGGATAGACAAAATTGAGCCTTTTGCGCAAAAAGTCATGCAGAAATGCGGGTGGGACTGCGAGGAGTTTTCTATTCTTTTTTGTTCCGATGAATATATTCAGTATTTAAATAAAACTTACCGAAATATAGATAACCCTACTGATGTCTTGAGCTTTGAAAACGGCGAAAAATATACTGACGAAGACAATGTTGTTTGGCTTCAGGCTGGCGATATTGCGATAAGCGTTGATACTTTGCCCAAAAATTCAGAGTATTTTGCAGTGAGCCAGAATGAGGAATTAAAGCGGCTTATAATCCACGGAATTCTTCATTTGAACGGATATGACCACGGAGAAGAACACGTTGAAAAAAACGTGGAGCCAAAATGCGAAATGCTTGTTTTTCAAAAAAAACTGATGAAAGACTTTGAGCAGGAAATTTTAATAGAAGAAACTGAAAAATAG
- a CDS encoding hemolysin family protein, translating to MFGLKKENSKKNEQKISAAEEAQQEILAEEKNDMIQGVEELAVTTVKEVMVPRIDVDFISMETPEEELLKKVTESGHSRIPVYSGSIDNVVGILYVKDLIKTLAEKLPIDLEKIIRKPYFVPESKHIDSLLREFKRRHVHIAVSIDEYGGVSGIVCMEDIIEEIVGDIQDEFDNEHEDIISLSENAWICDARVDLDTLNEEIGSDFPTEDFDTLGGFVFDLFGKIPVKFEKISWNQWDFIIQEMEGHKVDTIKIMRKKED from the coding sequence ATGTTTGGACTTAAAAAAGAAAATTCAAAGAAAAACGAACAGAAAATCTCTGCCGCAGAAGAAGCCCAGCAGGAAATTTTAGCTGAAGAAAAAAACGATATGATTCAGGGAGTTGAAGAGCTTGCGGTAACGACTGTAAAGGAAGTAATGGTTCCTAGAATCGATGTTGATTTTATTTCAATGGAAACTCCAGAAGAAGAGCTTTTAAAGAAAGTTACAGAAAGCGGGCATTCACGCATTCCGGTTTATTCCGGCTCAATAGATAATGTTGTTGGAATTCTCTATGTAAAGGACTTGATAAAAACTCTTGCGGAAAAACTTCCAATTGACTTGGAAAAAATAATCCGCAAGCCTTATTTTGTTCCAGAAAGCAAGCACATCGACAGCCTTTTGCGTGAATTTAAAAGACGGCACGTTCATATTGCTGTTAGTATTGACGAGTACGGCGGAGTTTCTGGGATTGTCTGCATGGAAGACATTATAGAAGAAATTGTTGGTGACATTCAGGACGAATTTGATAATGAGCATGAGGACATAATTTCGCTTTCTGAAAATGCCTGGATTTGCGATGCGCGTGTTGACCTTGACACTTTAAACGAAGAAATCGGCTCGGACTTTCCTACAGAGGACTTTGATACTTTAGGCGGATTTGTGTTCGATTTATTCGGAAAAATTCCTGTAAAGTTTGAAAAAATTTCATGGAACCAGTGGGATTTTATTATTCAGGAAATGGAAGGACACAAGGTTGACACAATAAAAATAATGCGGAAAAAAGAAGACTAA
- a CDS encoding PhoH family protein, with product MSSYTIIVPDSSYLARICGTNDSNLKLMESFLGVPVFARGNELSIDCGDSYIEQQFRFAVDRILDEFSAASQNVSDSELIQSVLNNDAALDLSISIPGGTKKVFPRTKGQSSLILKMRTFDLVFASGPAGSGKTFLAVAEALRLLLSHKVNSIVLTRPVVEAGESLGFLPGDLQDKINPYIRPLFDSINAVLPSDTIKRLTENGIIEIAPLAYMRGRTLSNSVIILDEAQNTTSEQMKMFLTRMGENSKVFVTGDPSQVDLPKRTPSGFLHALNLLRGVEGISVAELTSEDVLRNGLVKKIIQAYENEER from the coding sequence GTGTCCTCGTATACGATTATTGTTCCAGATTCATCCTATCTTGCCCGTATCTGCGGAACAAATGACAGCAACCTAAAACTCATGGAATCTTTTCTTGGAGTTCCTGTTTTTGCCAGAGGAAACGAGCTTTCTATTGACTGCGGAGATTCTTACATTGAGCAGCAGTTCCGTTTTGCAGTTGACCGCATTCTTGATGAATTTTCTGCGGCAAGCCAAAATGTTTCCGATTCAGAATTGATTCAGTCTGTCTTGAATAATGACGCTGCTTTGGATTTGTCTATTTCTATTCCGGGCGGAACAAAAAAAGTTTTTCCGCGTACAAAAGGCCAGTCTTCATTGATTTTAAAGATGCGTACTTTTGATTTGGTTTTTGCAAGTGGTCCTGCAGGCTCTGGAAAGACTTTTCTTGCAGTTGCGGAAGCTTTGCGTCTTTTGCTTTCCCACAAAGTAAATTCCATAGTTTTGACGCGTCCTGTTGTTGAAGCCGGCGAAAGTCTTGGTTTTCTTCCGGGAGATTTGCAGGATAAAATAAATCCGTATATAAGGCCTCTGTTTGATTCAATAAATGCGGTTTTACCTTCAGATACTATAAAAAGACTTACAGAAAACGGTATAATAGAAATTGCGCCGCTTGCCTATATGCGTGGACGGACTTTAAGCAATAGCGTTATAATTCTTGATGAAGCCCAGAACACAACTTCTGAGCAGATGAAAATGTTTTTAACTAGAATGGGAGAGAATTCTAAAGTTTTTGTAACAGGAGATCCTTCGCAGGTTGACTTGCCCAAAAGGACTCCTTCTGGTTTTCTTCATGCCTTGAATCTTCTTAGAGGCGTGGAAGGAATTTCGGTTGCTGAGCTGACTTCGGAAGACGTTTTAAGAAACGGGTTGGTTAAAAAAATTATACAGGCTTATGAAAATGAAGAAAGATGA